One genomic window of Diospyros lotus cultivar Yz01 chromosome 8, ASM1463336v1, whole genome shotgun sequence includes the following:
- the LOC127807436 gene encoding oligopeptide transporter 3, with translation MTTSKNATPSDAEKQTGDPEAEEDRCPVEEVALVVPVTDDPSLPVMTFRAWFLGLTSCTVLIFLNTFFIYRTQPLTISAILMQIAVLPVGRFMATTLPTRTYSLFGWTFSLNPGPFNMKEHVIITVMANCGVSIGGGDAYSIGAITVMKAFYKQSLNFLCALLIVLTTQILGYGWAGMLRRYLVDPVEMWWPSNLAQVSLFRALHEKETKAQGMSRMRFFLVFFAASFAYYALPGYLFPILTFFSWVCWAWPHSITAQQIGSGYHGLGVGAFTLDWAGISAYHGSPLVTPWFSILNVGVGFIMFIYIIVPLCYWKFNTFDARKFPIFSNQLFTGTGQKYDTTKILTPHYDLNIPAYDSYGKLYLSPLFALSIGSGFARFTATLTHVALFHGSEILKQSKSAMKNIKLDIHAKMMKSYKQVPQWWYLVLLIGSIGFSLLMSFVWKEDVQLPWWGMLFAFALAFIVTLPIGVIQATTNQQPGYDIIAQFIIGYVLPGKPIANLLFKIYGRISTIHALSFLSDLKLGHYMKIPPRCMYMAQLVGTLVAGTVNLAVSWWMLESIDNICDIDALHPESPWTCPKFKVTFDASVIWGLIGPERLFGARGLYRNLVWLFLIGAVLPVPVWVLSKMFPEKKWIPLINVPVISYGFAGMPPATPTNIASWLITGTIFNYFVFRYRKRWWQKYNYVLSAALDAGTAFMAVVLFFALQNEGRNLKWWGSDPDHCPLATCPTAPGIMVKNCPVFK, from the exons ATGACAACGTCCAAGAACGCCACCCCCAGCGACGCCGAGAAGCAAACCGGCGATCCGGAGGCGGAGGAGGACAGATGTCCGGTGGAGGAGGTGGCCCTTGTGGTGCCCGTGACCGACGACCCCTCCCTCCCCGTGATGACTTTTCGCGCTTGGTTCCTGGGTCTAACCTCTTGCACAGTCCTCATCTTCCTCAACACCTTCTTCATCTACCGGACTCAGCCCTTGACCATCTCCGCGATTCTCATGCAAATTGCTGTCTTGCCCGTTGGCAGGTTCATGGCCACCACTCTCCCCACCAGGACCTACTCCCTCTTTGGCTGGACCTTCAGCCTCAACCCCGGCCCCTTCAATATGAAGGAGCACGTCATCATCACTGTCATGGCCAACTGCGGGGTGTCCATCGGCGGCGGCGATGCTTACTCCATCGGTGCCATTACTGTCATGAAGGCCTTCTACAAGCAAAGCTTGAATTTCTTGTGCGCCCTCCTAATTGTCTTGACCACCCAG ATACTGGGATATGGATGGGCTGGGATGTTGAGGAGGTATCTGGTTGATCCTGTTGAAATGTGGTGGCCTTCAAACCTTGCTCAGGTTTCTCTTTTTAg GGCACTCCATGAAAAGGAAACGAAAGCACAAGGCATGAGCAGGATGCGATTTTTCCTGGTGTTCTTTGCTGCAAGCTTTGCCTATTACGCACTTCCAGGATATCTATTCCCAATTTTGACATTCTTCTCATGGGTGTGTTGGGCGTGGCCACATAGCATCACCGCTCAACAAATTGGTTCTGGTTACCATGGGCTTGGGGTGGGTGCCTTCACCCTTGATTGGGCAGGGATCTCTGCTTATCATGGAAGTCCATTGGTGACCCCCTGGTTCTCCATTCTAAATGTTGGGGTTGGCTTTATTATGTTCATATACATAATTGTCCCTTTGTGTTACTGGAAGTTCAATACTTTTGATGCCCGCAAGTTTCCCATATTCTCTAATCAGCTGTTTACTGGTACTGGCCAAAAGTATGATACCACAAAGATCTTGACTCCACACTACGACCTCAACATCCCTGCCTATGATAGTTACGGGAAGCTCTATCTTAGCCCTCTCTTTGCCCTTTCAATTGGATCAGGATTTGCAAGATTTACGGCGACCCTAACTCATGTGGCCCTGTTTCATGGAAG TGAAATCTTGAAACAAAGCAAGTCCGCAATGAAGAACATCAAACTGGACATCCATGCAAAAATGATGAAAAGTTATAAACAAGTACCTCAATGGTGGTATCTGGTGCTGCTAATAGGAAGTATTGGCTTCTCCCTCTTAATGTCTTTTGTGTGGAAAGAAGATGTGCAGCTGCCATGGTGGGGAATGCTCTTCGCCTTTGCGTTGGCTTTCATTGTTACCCTCCCCATAGGCGTCATTCAAGCAACAACCAACCAG CAACCTGGATACGACATTATTGCACAGTTCATAATTGGGTATGTCCTGCCGGGGAAGCCTATTGCAAACTTGCTTTTCAAGATTTATGGACGAATCAGCACTATCCATGCTCTATCCTTCCTATCAGATCTTAAACTGGGACACTACATGAAAATTCCACCTCGGTGCATGTATATGGCTCAG CTGGTGGGCACACTTGTCGCCGGCACAGTCAACCTAGCTGTTTCATGGTGGATGTTAGAGAGCATTGACAACATCTGCGATATTGACGCCCTCCACCCGGAAAGCCCTTGGACATGCCCCAAATTCAAAGTCACCTTCGATGCCTCAGTTATATGGGGCCTAATAGGACCAGAGCGGCTGTTTGGAGCCAGGGGGTTGTACAGGAACTTGGTTTGGCTATTCCTCATAGGGGCCGTGTTGCCGGTACCCGTCTGGGTACTCAGCAAGATGTTCCCGGAAAAGAAATGGATTCCCTTGATTAACGTACCTGTTATATCGTATGGCTTTGCTGGAATGCCGCCGGCAACTCCCACCAACATAGCTAGTTGGCTCATCACTGGGACCATCTTCAACTATTTCGTTTTCAGATATCGAAAGCGATGGTGGCAGAAATACAACTATGTTCTGTCTGCAGCCTTGGATGCTGGCACAGCTTTCATGGCTGTTGTGCTCTTCTTTGCTCTGCAAAATGAAGGCCGGAACTTGAAGTGGTGGGGATCCGACCCAGACCATTGCCCTCTGGCCACCTGCCCAACTGCACCCGGCATCATGGTTAAAAATTGTCCAGTTTTCAAGTAG
- the LOC127807437 gene encoding SNF1-related protein kinase regulatory subunit beta-2 has product MGNVNGREDRDGVASGEEDGPQHSNPEDGDAMGHSPPPSPRPAQSPLMFAPQFPVLPLQRPDEIHAPSWFWMQNTTSEEDIHNEQGIPTMITWSYDGKEVSVEGSWDNWKTRKPLQRSGKDFTIMKVLPSGVYQYRFIIDGQWRYAPDIPWAKDETGIAYNILDLQDFVPEDVGSISGFEPSQSPESSYNNFQLGLEDYAKEPPLVPPHLQMTLLNVPSSYMEIPPPFSRPQHVVLNHLYMQKGSSSPSVVALGSTHRFLAKYVTVVLYKSIQR; this is encoded by the exons ATGGGGAACGTGAACGGCCGGGAGGATCGAGACGGCGTTGCCTCTGGAGAAGAGGATGGGCCGCAACATAGCAACCCCGAGGATGGAGATGCCATGGGTCACTCCCCTCCTCCTAGCCCTAGGCCTGCTCAATCGCCCTTGATGTTCGCTCCTCAG TTCCCAGTGCTTCCACTACAGAGACCTGATGAAATTCACGCTCCAAGCTGGTTCTGGATGCAAAATACCACAAGCGAAGAAGACATACACAATGAGCAAGGGATTCCCACAATGATCACATGGAGCTATGATGGGAAGGAAGTTTCTGTTGAGGGTTCATGGGATAATTGGAAGACAAG AAAACCTTTACAGAGATCAGGGAAGGATTTCACAATAATGAAAGTGCTTCCATCAGGAGTTTACCAGTACCGATTCATTATTGATGGGCAATGGAGGTATGCCCCTGATATTCCATGGGCCAAGGATGAAACTGGAATTGCTTACAATATCTTGGATTTGCAG GATTTTGTTCCAGAAGATGTTGGAAGCATTTCAGGGTTTGAACCTTCTCAATCACCAGAATCAAGTTATAACAACTTTCAACTTGGTTTGGAGGATTATGCAAAGGAACCGCCATTGGTTCCTCCGCATCTACAAATGACCTTGCTCAACGTCCCATCATCCTACATGGAGATTCCGCCTCCTTTCTCAAGACCTCAACATGTGGTGCTCAACCATCTTTACATGCAGAAAGGGAGTAGTAGCCCATCTGTGGTGGCACTTGGTTCTACTCATCGGTTTCTAGCCAAGTATGTTACGGTGGTATTATACAAGTCCATTCAGAGGTAG
- the LOC127807439 gene encoding acyl carrier protein 3, mitochondrial isoform X2 — translation MHLPSLLPPRKRIQDCSQTLSTQTLLSTDWRFAEDVNPLSRLGRRLCTFTHASQDQVMARVINLVKKFDSIDATKVTETADFQKDLCLDSLDRVELVMALEQEFSVEISDEKADKLTCCADVAEYIVSTADQKITENP, via the exons ATGCaccttccttctcttcttccaccACGCAAACGCATTCAGGACTGTTCGCAGACGCTCTCTACTCAAACTCTTCTCAGTACG GACTGGCGCTTTGCTGAAGATGTAAATCCACTCTCCAGACTTGGCCGACGGCTGTgtacattcacacatgccagcCAAGATCAAGTAATGGCCCGAGTCATCAACCTGGTCAAGAAATTTGACAGCATTGATGCCACTAAG GTTACGGAAACAGCTGATTTCCAGAAGGACCTGTGTCTTGACAGCTTGGACAGAGTTGAGCTAGTTATGGCTTTGGAGCAAGAGTTCTCTGTTGAGATCTCTGATGAGAAAGCGGATAAGCTTACTTGCTGTGCTGACGTTGCAGAATACATTGTTTCTACAGCTGATCAGAAGATTACGGAAAATCCCTGA
- the LOC127807439 gene encoding acyl carrier protein 3, mitochondrial isoform X1 codes for MHLPSLLPPRKRIQDCSQTLSTQTLLSTVKMQNIRNSILSYLRVRVCMKDWRFAEDVNPLSRLGRRLCTFTHASQDQVMARVINLVKKFDSIDATKVTETADFQKDLCLDSLDRVELVMALEQEFSVEISDEKADKLTCCADVAEYIVSTADQKITENP; via the exons ATGCaccttccttctcttcttccaccACGCAAACGCATTCAGGACTGTTCGCAGACGCTCTCTACTCAAACTCTTCTCAGTACG GTTAAAATGCAAAATATAAGGAATTCTATTCTGAGTTATTTGAGGGTTAGAGTGTGTATGAAGGACTGGCGCTTTGCTGAAGATGTAAATCCACTCTCCAGACTTGGCCGACGGCTGTgtacattcacacatgccagcCAAGATCAAGTAATGGCCCGAGTCATCAACCTGGTCAAGAAATTTGACAGCATTGATGCCACTAAG GTTACGGAAACAGCTGATTTCCAGAAGGACCTGTGTCTTGACAGCTTGGACAGAGTTGAGCTAGTTATGGCTTTGGAGCAAGAGTTCTCTGTTGAGATCTCTGATGAGAAAGCGGATAAGCTTACTTGCTGTGCTGACGTTGCAGAATACATTGTTTCTACAGCTGATCAGAAGATTACGGAAAATCCCTGA
- the LOC127807438 gene encoding uncharacterized protein LOC127807438: MIIIMYSSSFIISTMICFFGLFHHQLLLLLLGAPVVVMAERHKHTPNLVELSSRKELVEMAGYGEDKLSSVLISGTLLCSPHKPPTDPLPVAGALVGVSCHTHTRSHSSVEKSNWASGITDELGDFLIDLPSHLHAIPNLHHKCMLRVLRLPRNSLCRPTFAARKTALKLSSFGNGIRTYTAQTPSLYLTPKAASRRNKCTHQLGRRADSGCPVQSYQH; the protein is encoded by the exons ATGATCATCATCATGTACTCGTCCTCCTTTATAATCTCCACGATGATCTGCTTCTTCGGCTTATTTCATCatcagctgctgctgctgcttctggGGGCTCCGGTGGTCGTCATGGCCGAACGCCACAAACACACCCCCAACTTGGTTGAACTGTCGAGCAGAAAGGAATTGGTTGAGATGGCTGGGTATGGAGAGGATAAGCTCTCCTCCGTCCTCATATCCGGGACGCTTCTTTGTTCCCCCCATAAACCTCCAACCGATCCGCTTCCCGTCGCTG GTGCTTTGGTGGGTGTCTCATGCCACACCCACACCCGCAGTCACAGTAGTGTTGAGAAATCAAATTGGGCAAGCGGCATTACAGATGAACTAGGAGACTTCCTCATCGATCTTCCATCCCATCTTCATGCCATCCCCAATTTACACCACAAATGCATGCTTCGAGTTCTACGGTTACCACGCAACTCACTCTGCCGCCCAACTTTTGCTGCCAGGAAAACTGCGCTAAAATTGTCGTCTTTTGGGAACGGCATTCGTACTTACACCGCTCAAACTCCGAGTTTATATTTGACACCCAAAGCTGCCTCACGACGCAACAAATGCACGCACCAACTTGGAAGACGGGCGGACAGTGGTTGTCCCGTCCAATCCTACCAACACTAG